One part of the Bacillus sp. FJAT-27916 genome encodes these proteins:
- the secDF gene encoding protein translocase subunit SecDF translates to MVKRSRIVAFLLIVLVLGGTMLGTTENVMKKIKLGLDLQGGFEVLYKVEPLKEGQKINDNTMSATASALDRRINVLGVSEPVISIEDDNRIRVQLAGVEDQENAREILSTSANLTFRDVNDKIMLDGSDLKEGGASQSYDETNQPVVSVKLKDGKKFGEVTKEILAMAPNNQLVIWLDFEEGKDSYKAEAAKEDPKFISAPNVNYQINSDEVMISGNFTVEEAKELASVLNAGALPVQLDEIYSTSVGASFGEEALNSTLLAGVIGILAIFLFMMLYYRLPGVVAVVTLSAYVYLIILVYDWMNAVLTLPGIAALILGVGMAVDANIITNERIRDEIRKGRTIKAAFKEGNKNSLSTIFDANLTTLLAAIVLFVYGTSSVKGFATSLIVSILVSFITAVYGTRLIMGLWVNSNFLDKRPGWFGIKKSEIHDLNEFKKDKYLPTKFDKWDFIKPSKKFFILSIIVTLIGIGSLFVRGMDLGIDFSSGSRIQITSDEKISVEKIEADLKANDIEAQDIVLTGDDDKSVVVRTKQVFNKDEIAALGTYFNDKYGHKPNVNTVSPTVGKELAKNAMIATAIASIGIIIYASIRFEWRMALPSVLALLHDAFMIITIFSIFQIEVDLTFIAAVLTIIGYSINDTIVTFDRIRENMRQKKRIKTRAELNEIINISIRQTLVRSINTVITVLVVVIAMMIFGSQSIYNFNLALLIGLVTGMYSSVLIAAPLYAILKGGELKKKGTLKTYKEKRVTSDQPQV, encoded by the coding sequence ATGGTAAAAAGAAGCAGAATCGTCGCTTTCTTGCTCATTGTTCTCGTATTAGGCGGGACAATGCTTGGAACGACAGAAAATGTTATGAAGAAAATTAAACTGGGCCTCGACCTTCAAGGCGGCTTTGAAGTTCTGTACAAGGTTGAACCGCTTAAGGAAGGCCAGAAAATTAATGATAATACTATGTCTGCAACGGCAAGTGCGCTCGACCGACGGATTAATGTTCTCGGTGTAAGCGAGCCGGTCATCTCGATTGAGGATGATAACCGGATTCGCGTTCAGCTTGCCGGTGTAGAAGACCAAGAAAATGCACGTGAGATATTATCCACCTCTGCAAATCTAACCTTCCGTGATGTTAATGACAAAATCATGCTTGACGGAAGCGACCTGAAGGAAGGCGGAGCCAGCCAAAGCTATGATGAAACGAACCAGCCCGTTGTTTCTGTCAAGCTGAAGGATGGGAAGAAGTTTGGCGAAGTCACGAAAGAAATTCTCGCCATGGCACCAAATAATCAGCTTGTCATTTGGTTGGACTTTGAAGAAGGAAAGGATTCCTATAAAGCAGAGGCAGCAAAGGAAGACCCGAAATTCATTTCCGCTCCTAATGTAAACTATCAGATTAATTCTGATGAAGTTATGATTTCCGGAAACTTTACAGTTGAGGAAGCGAAGGAGCTTGCATCTGTCTTGAATGCAGGGGCTCTTCCTGTTCAATTAGACGAAATTTACTCCACATCAGTAGGAGCATCCTTCGGGGAAGAAGCGCTCAACAGTACACTATTAGCTGGTGTGATTGGTATTTTAGCCATCTTCCTATTTATGATGCTGTACTATCGTTTGCCGGGTGTGGTAGCTGTCGTTACCCTGTCTGCTTATGTGTATTTAATCATTCTAGTCTATGACTGGATGAATGCCGTGCTTACACTGCCGGGTATCGCCGCCCTTATCTTAGGGGTTGGGATGGCTGTCGATGCGAATATTATCACCAATGAGCGGATTCGTGATGAAATTCGAAAGGGCCGAACAATCAAAGCAGCCTTCAAGGAAGGGAACAAAAACTCCCTCTCCACGATCTTCGATGCCAATTTAACGACTCTGTTAGCAGCCATTGTCTTGTTTGTGTATGGGACAAGCTCTGTTAAAGGCTTTGCGACAAGCTTGATTGTCAGTATTTTAGTCAGCTTTATCACAGCCGTTTATGGAACCCGCCTCATTATGGGATTATGGGTAAACAGTAATTTCCTTGATAAGCGTCCAGGCTGGTTTGGTATTAAGAAAAGCGAAATTCATGATTTAAATGAATTCAAGAAGGATAAATATTTACCAACGAAATTTGATAAATGGGATTTCATTAAGCCTTCTAAGAAATTCTTTATCCTTTCCATCATCGTTACGCTGATTGGTATTGGCTCCTTATTTGTAAGGGGGATGGATTTGGGAATTGACTTCTCAAGCGGTTCACGGATTCAAATTACGTCAGATGAGAAGATTTCCGTAGAGAAGATTGAAGCTGATCTTAAGGCAAATGATATTGAAGCCCAGGATATTGTCTTGACCGGCGATGATGATAAATCCGTTGTCGTGAGAACGAAGCAGGTGTTCAATAAGGACGAAATTGCTGCGCTTGGCACCTATTTCAATGATAAATATGGTCATAAGCCAAATGTAAATACTGTGTCTCCAACCGTTGGAAAGGAATTAGCGAAGAATGCCATGATAGCAACCGCGATTGCATCAATCGGTATCATTATCTATGCGAGCATTCGCTTTGAATGGAGAATGGCCCTGCCTTCTGTATTGGCGCTCTTGCATGATGCATTTATGATTATCACGATATTCAGCATATTCCAAATTGAGGTAGATTTAACCTTTATTGCTGCCGTACTGACGATTATCGGTTACTCCATCAACGATACGATTGTTACCTTTGACCGGATTCGTGAGAATATGCGTCAGAAGAAACGTATTAAGACACGGGCTGAGCTTAATGAAATTATCAATATCAGTATCCGTCAAACATTGGTGCGTTCAATCAATACGGTTATCACCGTGCTTGTCGTTGTAATCGCGATGATGATTTTTGGCAGTCAGTCCATCTATAACTTTAACTTGGCCTTGCTGATTGGTCTTGTAACGGGCATGTATTCTTCAGTCCTGATTGCGGCACCATTATATGCAATTTTAAAGGGCGGGGAATTAAAGAAAAAAGGCACATTAAAGACCTACAAGGAAAAACGAGTTACATCTGACCAGCCGCAAGTATAA
- a CDS encoding LapA family protein, with the protein MKKLQWFVILGIVFTVIVAVFAVVNVEDVAVNYVFGTAYWPLILVILGSVVMGGVIVGSALAVRILHLSKELKKLKKELGREEEHEE; encoded by the coding sequence ATGAAGAAATTGCAATGGTTTGTTATACTTGGCATCGTGTTTACCGTCATAGTAGCTGTCTTTGCAGTTGTCAATGTAGAGGATGTAGCCGTTAATTATGTGTTTGGAACGGCCTATTGGCCGCTTATTCTCGTTATATTAGGGTCGGTTGTCATGGGTGGGGTAATTGTCGGGTCAGCATTGGCCGTAAGGATTCTTCATCTGTCGAAAGAGCTGAAAAAGCTGAAAAAAGAGCTTGGCAGGGAAGAGGAACATGAGGAATGA
- the recJ gene encoding single-stranded-DNA-specific exonuclease RecJ, with product MLQSKTRWLLKKADETIIHTLMNELNQPRIVAALLVNRGIKTVDAARSFLYADEHDFYDPFLLSGMEEAVKRIVKAVKNNEKIMIYGDYDADGVSSTTVLKLALNQLGAEQVDWYIPNRFTEGYGPNKEAFAKIKEMGTSLLITVDCGISGIEEAQYAKELGMDYIVTDHHEPGPVLPEALAILHPKKPGETYPFHELAGAGVAMKLAHALLGELPEELIGIAAIGTIADLVPLHDENRLIALRGLQALKRTKRPGLLALYKKAGIAMDSFNEDSIGFGIAPRINAVGRLEDADPAVELLLTNDEAEAERIAEEIDFLNKERQSIVKEITQEAIAEVENRFPLEDYPVLVIAKEGWNPGVVGIVASKLVEKYYRPTIILSIDREKGTAKGSARSIPGFDLFQNLSLNRELLPHFGGHPMAAGMTLKIEDVDELRLRLCMQAKDILKEEDFQPVTEIDGVISIEEVSLKLIDQMAGLAPYGMQNPKPRILIEGAEVASMRKIGADKTHLKLALLENGVQLDSIGFGLGEICDHLSPYAKVSVIGELAVNEWNNLKKPQLFLHDLAVADWQLFDCRGNAKTNPKPAAIPEKRKMILFREESKSMLANEDEGVLIETLEAAKAEELDGMNIAFLDLPNQKGMIEALLEGKQPARVYLYFRNGGDDYFKAFPTREQFKWYYAMLLKKGPMDYKDMSERITHFKGWPKDTIDFMTKVFFELEFVTIRNGLISLEKNSPKRDLAESDTYQARKARMELEQELLYAPSNQLYQYFNQQIGSRDDYKEETKQWI from the coding sequence ATGTTACAATCAAAAACGAGATGGCTATTAAAAAAAGCCGATGAAACGATTATTCATACATTAATGAACGAGCTCAATCAGCCGCGGATTGTGGCTGCGCTTTTGGTCAACAGAGGTATAAAGACCGTAGATGCTGCACGGTCTTTTTTATATGCGGATGAACATGATTTCTATGATCCGTTTCTGCTTTCCGGAATGGAAGAGGCAGTGAAACGGATCGTCAAGGCAGTCAAAAACAATGAGAAAATCATGATATATGGAGATTATGATGCTGACGGTGTCAGCAGTACGACCGTATTAAAGCTTGCCTTAAATCAGCTTGGTGCAGAACAGGTTGATTGGTATATCCCCAACCGCTTTACAGAAGGATATGGACCGAATAAGGAAGCCTTCGCAAAAATCAAGGAAATGGGAACATCCCTATTAATTACCGTAGACTGTGGAATTTCAGGCATTGAGGAGGCGCAGTATGCGAAGGAACTCGGCATGGATTATATTGTGACAGATCACCATGAACCAGGACCGGTATTGCCGGAGGCATTAGCGATTCTTCATCCGAAAAAGCCTGGCGAGACATATCCGTTTCACGAGCTTGCCGGAGCAGGAGTAGCCATGAAGCTCGCCCATGCTCTATTAGGGGAGCTGCCTGAGGAACTGATTGGTATTGCAGCAATTGGAACGATTGCTGACCTTGTTCCACTTCATGACGAAAACCGGCTGATTGCCTTAAGGGGTCTGCAAGCATTGAAGCGCACGAAAAGACCTGGATTGCTTGCCTTATACAAAAAGGCCGGGATCGCGATGGACAGCTTTAATGAGGATTCGATTGGCTTTGGCATTGCGCCTAGAATAAATGCGGTCGGGCGATTGGAGGATGCAGATCCTGCTGTTGAATTGCTCTTGACGAATGATGAGGCGGAAGCAGAGCGGATTGCGGAGGAGATTGATTTCTTGAACAAGGAGCGCCAATCCATTGTTAAGGAAATCACGCAGGAAGCGATAGCTGAAGTGGAAAACCGTTTCCCGCTCGAGGATTATCCTGTCCTTGTCATCGCAAAGGAAGGATGGAATCCAGGGGTGGTCGGTATTGTTGCCAGTAAGCTTGTGGAGAAATATTACCGTCCAACCATCATCTTGAGCATAGACCGCGAGAAAGGAACGGCGAAGGGTTCAGCACGGAGTATCCCAGGGTTTGATCTCTTTCAAAATCTATCCTTAAACCGGGAGCTGCTTCCGCATTTCGGCGGGCATCCTATGGCTGCTGGGATGACGCTGAAGATAGAGGATGTAGATGAACTCCGTTTACGTCTATGTATGCAGGCAAAGGACATTCTGAAAGAGGAGGATTTCCAGCCGGTGACAGAAATCGATGGAGTAATCTCCATTGAGGAGGTTAGCTTGAAGCTGATTGATCAAATGGCCGGATTGGCACCTTATGGCATGCAAAACCCGAAGCCGCGCATTCTGATAGAAGGTGCAGAGGTCGCAAGCATGCGGAAAATTGGTGCGGATAAAACGCATTTAAAGCTTGCTCTTTTAGAAAATGGTGTACAATTAGATAGTATCGGATTCGGGCTTGGCGAAATCTGTGATCATTTATCTCCCTATGCGAAGGTGTCTGTTATTGGCGAGCTGGCAGTCAATGAATGGAATAACTTAAAGAAGCCTCAATTATTCCTGCATGATTTGGCTGTTGCAGATTGGCAGTTATTTGATTGCCGAGGGAATGCGAAAACTAATCCTAAACCAGCAGCCATTCCAGAGAAACGGAAAATGATTCTCTTCCGTGAGGAGAGCAAATCCATGCTGGCTAATGAGGATGAAGGTGTTCTCATTGAAACGCTCGAGGCAGCTAAAGCGGAGGAGCTTGACGGGATGAATATCGCCTTTTTAGACCTTCCAAATCAAAAAGGGATGATTGAAGCCCTGTTGGAAGGAAAGCAGCCGGCGAGAGTGTATCTTTACTTCCGAAACGGCGGCGATGATTATTTCAAGGCATTCCCGACAAGAGAGCAATTCAAATGGTATTATGCGATGCTGCTCAAAAAGGGACCGATGGATTACAAGGACATGTCTGAGAGGATTACCCATTTCAAGGGCTGGCCAAAAGATACAATCGATTTTATGACAAAGGTGTTTTTTGAGCTGGAATTTGTTACAATAAGAAACGGACTCATTAGTTTAGAGAAGAATAGCCCAAAGAGGGACTTGGCAGAGTCTGACACCTATCAAGCACGAAAAGCACGAATGGAATTAGAACAGGAACTATTGTATGCCCCATCCAATCAACTATATCAATACTTCAACCAGCAGATTGGATCTCGTGATGATTACAAGGAGGAAACAAAGCAATGGATTTAA
- a CDS encoding adenine phosphoribosyltransferase, protein MDLKNYIEIVEDWPKPGIKFKDITPLMADGAAYKDATDQIVEYAKEKEIDIIVGPEARGFIIGCPVAYAMGIGFAPVRKEGKLPRETIKVQYGLEYGKDVLTIHKDAIKPGQRVLITDDLLATGGTMDATIKLVEQLGGVVAGLAFLVELTYLEGRDKLQGYDILTLMEY, encoded by the coding sequence ATGGATTTAAAAAATTATATAGAAATCGTAGAGGACTGGCCAAAACCAGGTATCAAATTTAAGGATATAACTCCTCTTATGGCAGACGGTGCCGCATATAAAGATGCGACAGACCAAATCGTCGAATATGCCAAAGAAAAAGAAATCGATATTATTGTTGGGCCGGAAGCTCGCGGATTCATCATCGGATGTCCGGTTGCTTATGCAATGGGAATTGGCTTTGCTCCTGTACGGAAGGAAGGGAAACTTCCAAGGGAAACCATCAAGGTTCAATATGGATTGGAGTATGGGAAAGATGTCCTGACTATTCATAAAGATGCCATCAAGCCTGGTCAGCGCGTGCTCATCACAGATGACTTGCTTGCAACAGGAGGAACAATGGATGCAACCATCAAGCTTGTTGAACAGCTTGGAGGAGTCGTTGCCGGATTGGCATTCCTTGTTGAACTGACATACCTTGAGGGCCGTGATAAGCTCCAAGGCTATGATATCCTCACATTAATGGAATATTAA
- a CDS encoding RelA/SpoT family protein, with the protein MANEQIYTAEQVFDKARNYMTEEEVAFLERAYEFAKEAHKEQFRKSGEPYIIHPVQVAAILADLQMDTFTVAGGFLHDVVEDTDVTLEDITRIFNEDVALLVDGVTKLGKIKYKSKEEQQAENHRKMFIAMAKDIRVIMIKLADRLHNMRTLKHLPVEKQRRIANETLEIFAPLAHRLGISTIKWELEDTALRYLNPQQYYRIVNLMKKKRAEREEYLADVIAEMKDKLAEVSIHADIFGRPKHIYSIYRKMVLQKKQFEEIYDLLAVRVIVNSIKDCYAVLGIIHTCWKPMPGRFKDYIAMPKANMYQSLHTTIIGPKGEPLEVQIRTVEMHRTAEYGIAAHWAYKEGKDLTSTQRMDKKLDWFRQIVEFQDVSTNAEEFMESLKLDLFADMVFVFTPKGDVFELPIGSVPIDFAYRIHSEIGNKTIGAKVNGKMVTLDYVLKTGDIVEILTSKHSYGPSQDWLKLAKTSQARNKIRQFFKKQRREENIEKGKEMVEKELKALDFDIKDVYTPENLQKVAEKFNFANEEDMYAAVGYNGITAAQIATRLTDKLRKKREKEQEVSLIDAVSELRMIPTTKKKDSGVRVKGIDNMLIRLSRCCNPVPGDEIVGYITKGRGVSVHRADCVNVLDEESKERIIPVEWESSMSDRKEYNVDIEISGFDRNGLLNEVLQAVSETKTNITAVSGRTDRNKSAAITMSISIYNVSHLQKVVDRIKQIPDIYSVRRLMS; encoded by the coding sequence ATGGCAAATGAACAAATTTATACGGCCGAGCAGGTATTTGATAAAGCAAGAAATTATATGACCGAAGAGGAAGTGGCTTTTTTAGAGAGGGCCTATGAATTCGCAAAAGAAGCGCATAAGGAACAGTTCCGTAAATCGGGCGAACCTTATATTATTCATCCTGTGCAGGTGGCAGCCATTCTTGCAGACCTTCAAATGGATACGTTCACGGTCGCTGGAGGCTTCTTGCATGATGTCGTGGAAGACACGGATGTGACACTCGAGGATATCACACGAATCTTCAATGAGGATGTCGCTCTCCTCGTCGACGGGGTAACAAAGCTCGGTAAGATTAAGTACAAATCAAAAGAAGAGCAGCAGGCGGAAAATCACAGAAAAATGTTTATTGCCATGGCGAAGGACATTCGCGTCATCATGATTAAGCTTGCCGACAGGCTCCATAATATGCGGACATTAAAGCATTTGCCTGTTGAAAAGCAGCGCCGTATTGCCAATGAAACATTAGAGATTTTTGCTCCGCTTGCCCATCGGCTTGGGATCTCCACAATTAAATGGGAGCTGGAGGATACGGCTCTCCGTTATTTGAACCCTCAGCAGTATTATCGAATCGTCAATCTGATGAAGAAGAAGCGGGCTGAGCGGGAGGAATATTTAGCAGATGTTATTGCTGAAATGAAAGATAAGCTTGCCGAAGTCTCTATTCATGCAGACATTTTCGGAAGGCCAAAGCATATATACAGCATTTATCGCAAAATGGTCCTTCAGAAGAAGCAATTTGAGGAAATCTATGATTTGCTTGCCGTACGTGTTATCGTGAACAGCATTAAGGATTGCTACGCGGTTCTTGGTATCATCCATACTTGCTGGAAGCCGATGCCGGGACGGTTTAAGGATTATATTGCGATGCCGAAGGCTAATATGTACCAGTCTCTCCATACGACTATTATTGGGCCAAAGGGTGAGCCGCTTGAAGTGCAAATCAGAACGGTTGAGATGCACCGGACAGCGGAGTATGGGATTGCCGCCCACTGGGCTTATAAAGAGGGCAAGGACTTAACCTCCACACAAAGAATGGATAAGAAACTCGATTGGTTCAGACAAATCGTTGAGTTCCAGGATGTATCCACGAATGCGGAGGAATTCATGGAATCTCTCAAACTTGATTTATTTGCCGATATGGTCTTCGTATTTACGCCTAAGGGCGATGTGTTTGAACTGCCAATTGGTTCAGTGCCGATTGATTTTGCTTACCGGATTCACTCAGAGATTGGCAATAAGACCATTGGTGCGAAGGTGAACGGGAAGATGGTCACGCTTGACTATGTACTGAAAACAGGCGATATCGTCGAGATTTTAACCTCTAAGCATTCATACGGACCAAGTCAGGATTGGCTTAAGCTGGCGAAGACATCCCAGGCAAGGAACAAGATTCGACAATTCTTCAAGAAGCAGCGCCGAGAGGAAAATATCGAAAAAGGCAAGGAAATGGTCGAAAAAGAGCTAAAGGCTCTCGACTTTGACATAAAGGATGTATACACTCCTGAAAACCTGCAAAAGGTAGCAGAGAAATTTAATTTTGCCAATGAAGAAGATATGTATGCAGCGGTAGGCTATAACGGAATCACGGCAGCACAAATTGCGACAAGATTGACGGATAAACTCCGCAAGAAGCGTGAGAAGGAGCAAGAGGTCAGCTTAATTGATGCGGTGAGCGAGCTTCGGATGATACCGACAACGAAGAAGAAGGATTCTGGTGTCAGGGTGAAGGGCATTGACAATATGCTCATCCGTCTTTCCCGCTGCTGTAATCCGGTTCCTGGTGATGAGATTGTCGGTTACATTACGAAAGGGCGCGGGGTTTCGGTTCACCGTGCAGATTGTGTCAATGTACTAGATGAAGAGAGCAAGGAAAGAATCATCCCGGTTGAGTGGGAAAGCAGCATGTCTGACCGGAAAGAGTATAATGTAGACATTGAAATCAGCGGCTTTGACCGGAATGGCTTATTGAATGAAGTGCTTCAAGCTGTCAGTGAGACGAAAACGAACATTACGGCCGTTTCCGGCCGTACGGACCGCAATAAGAGTGCAGCGATCACGATGTCAATCTCCATCTATAATGTGTCTCATTTGCAGAAGGTCGTGGATCGAATTAAGCAAATACCAGATATTTATTCCGTCAGAAGACTGATGAGTTAG
- the dtd gene encoding D-aminoacyl-tRNA deacylase, which yields MKVVLQRSKEASVTVSGEVVGQISNGFVLLVGVTHEDTMEDCRYLADKIVNLRVFEDENGKMNHSLLDVKGEILSISQFTLYGDCRKGRRPNFMAAAKPDLAEELYDYFNDCLRENGVQVATGSFGAMMDVALINDGPVTLILESK from the coding sequence ATGAAAGTCGTGTTACAGCGCTCAAAGGAAGCGTCCGTTACCGTTTCTGGTGAAGTGGTTGGTCAGATCTCCAATGGTTTTGTTTTGTTAGTGGGGGTAACCCATGAAGATACGATGGAGGACTGCCGCTATCTAGCGGATAAAATCGTGAACCTGCGTGTGTTTGAAGACGAGAACGGCAAGATGAATCATTCCCTATTGGACGTTAAGGGAGAAATCTTGTCTATCTCGCAATTCACGCTTTATGGGGATTGCCGTAAAGGGCGCCGCCCAAATTTCATGGCTGCCGCCAAACCAGATTTGGCAGAAGAGCTTTATGATTATTTCAATGATTGTTTAAGAGAGAATGGAGTACAGGTAGCAACGGGTTCATTTGGAGCCATGATGGATGTTGCCTTGATAAATGACGGACCTGTTACCCTGATCTTGGAGAGTAAATGA
- a CDS encoding SH3 domain-containing protein, translating into MRKLNRKTGLIALTLLLSQTALMPTAFTKQNEVIVKDSLINVRSGAGLDYPIVAKVEEGNRFTVLERKGEWLKIQVNDEKNGWVAEWLVTAKGENSEQESVSTSGTITAEGLRLRKGPGTSYPIVSVLSKDTKVEVTGQSGSWVEIQAGSSIGFISEEYIRMDSADHTIGTITADSVHLRSGPSPTAEILGKIKKGSSAEIINAENGWTNIQYQGHSYWISSQYINKRKADSRSGKLSIEITASSLHVRSSPKMSSHVIGSVKKGNTYKVRRTDGRWYEIMLEDGQKGWIASWYAKPLDNKTSPKRKKEAGKQITITRDKINIRTGPGTNQPIAKQANLGDSYKLIGMKDNWAEIELSDGSSGFIANWLLSSDSKVRPASAVQAGSLTGKLIVLDAGHGGMDSGAIGTSGLFEKQLTLRTALLLSSKLKQQGASVLLTRGGDQYISLSDRAHLANQQDADAFISIHYDSAADIGAGGITTYYTHGHQLELASHIQHSLLTNSQSQDRGVKQASLRVLRENKRPAVLVELGYISNPAEESLLHTARYQELVTNGLLNGLKSFLNK; encoded by the coding sequence ATGAGAAAGCTCAATCGAAAGACGGGGCTAATCGCCCTGACCTTACTTTTGTCTCAAACCGCCCTAATGCCAACAGCCTTCACTAAGCAAAATGAGGTTATCGTCAAGGACAGCCTGATTAATGTCAGAAGCGGAGCAGGTCTTGATTATCCAATCGTCGCGAAAGTGGAGGAAGGGAACCGTTTTACGGTTCTAGAGCGTAAAGGAGAATGGCTCAAAATTCAGGTGAATGATGAGAAGAACGGGTGGGTCGCAGAATGGCTCGTGACTGCCAAAGGCGAGAACTCGGAACAGGAATCAGTCTCTACTTCAGGGACCATCACTGCTGAAGGATTACGATTGCGCAAAGGTCCTGGAACCAGTTATCCCATTGTAAGTGTCCTTTCCAAGGATACCAAGGTCGAGGTTACAGGCCAGTCTGGCTCATGGGTTGAAATTCAAGCCGGTTCTAGTATTGGATTTATTTCAGAGGAGTATATCCGAATGGATTCTGCCGATCATACAATAGGCACCATTACCGCAGACTCTGTTCATTTGCGAAGTGGCCCTTCCCCCACCGCAGAAATACTCGGCAAAATCAAAAAGGGCTCATCTGCTGAGATCATAAACGCGGAAAATGGATGGACAAATATTCAGTATCAAGGACATTCTTACTGGATTAGCAGCCAATATATCAACAAAAGAAAGGCCGACTCCCGCAGCGGGAAATTGAGTATAGAAATTACTGCTTCTTCCCTGCATGTCCGCTCTTCTCCTAAAATGAGCTCACATGTCATCGGCTCGGTAAAGAAAGGAAATACATATAAGGTGCGGAGGACAGATGGCCGTTGGTATGAAATTATGCTTGAGGATGGACAAAAGGGATGGATTGCCTCCTGGTATGCTAAACCACTGGATAATAAGACAAGCCCAAAAAGAAAAAAAGAGGCCGGCAAGCAAATCACCATCACCCGTGACAAGATTAATATTCGGACAGGCCCTGGAACAAATCAGCCGATTGCAAAGCAAGCAAACTTGGGAGACTCCTATAAGTTAATCGGGATGAAAGATAACTGGGCCGAGATTGAACTGAGTGATGGAAGCTCTGGCTTTATCGCAAATTGGCTTTTATCTTCTGATTCAAAGGTACGTCCAGCATCTGCTGTACAGGCTGGGTCCCTAACTGGAAAATTGATTGTTCTTGATGCAGGACATGGCGGGATGGACAGCGGTGCCATCGGAACAAGCGGCCTTTTTGAAAAACAGCTGACTCTAAGGACTGCTCTTCTGCTGTCATCAAAGCTTAAACAGCAAGGAGCCAGTGTACTTCTCACACGCGGCGGCGATCAATATATCTCCTTAAGTGACCGTGCTCACCTTGCCAACCAGCAGGATGCAGACGCCTTTATCAGCATCCATTATGACAGCGCAGCAGATATCGGAGCTGGCGGAATCACAACCTACTATACGCATGGGCATCAGCTGGAACTCGCCTCCCACATTCAGCATAGCCTGCTGACAAACAGCCAGTCACAGGACAGAGGCGTGAAGCAGGCAAGCCTCCGGGTATTACGTGAGAATAAGCGCCCTGCTGTCCTCGTTGAATTAGGTTATATCAGTAATCCAGCTGAAGAATCACTTCTTCACACAGCCCGCTATCAAGAGCTGGTCACTAACGGTCTTTTAAATGGTCTCAAGAGCTTTTTAAATAAATAA